From the Amycolatopsis thermoflava N1165 genome, one window contains:
- a CDS encoding sensor histidine kinase, protein MRITSRRWSLARQLLLLQVAGVAVLVAVGALLAYFDAARAVDARAQDKVVAIASTLADSPTVLSALRLPAPSTELQPFAEQVRRDTGVDFITIMDPGGIRYTHPNPELIGQRFLGTIDVARQGRVYTETYTGTLGPSMRAVVPVFDPERRVVALVSAGIKVDAISAALAQRIWTLAAVAGAALVVGVAGSYLVSSRLRRQTRGLAPAELSSIFAYYEATLHAVREGLVLVGADERVVLCNDAARDLLGLGADPTGRPVTELGLPPSLVGALRGQEPRRDEIHLTDVRVLVVSTAPVRSRARAKDHGTVVTLRDHTDLQLLTGELTTARGLAESLRSQAHEAANRLHTVVSLVEMGRTQEAIEFATAELEIAQRLTDQVVGAVSEPVLAALLLGKTAEASERGAELVLTEDTAIEDTDTGIEPRDLITVLGNLIDNAIDAAIEAAGERPERPRVTVTAKIEGEELLLRVADNGRGVPDEARRRVFERGWTTKPDGHGLGLALVGQVVRRNGGRVDVASREGAVFTVRLPVRQEVPR, encoded by the coding sequence GTGCGGATCACGAGCAGGCGCTGGAGCCTCGCCCGGCAGCTGCTCCTGCTGCAGGTGGCGGGAGTGGCCGTGCTGGTCGCGGTGGGGGCGCTGCTGGCCTACTTCGACGCCGCCCGCGCGGTGGACGCCCGCGCGCAGGACAAGGTGGTCGCCATCGCGAGCACCCTCGCCGACTCGCCGACGGTGCTCTCCGCCTTGAGACTGCCCGCACCGAGCACCGAACTGCAACCCTTCGCCGAGCAGGTGCGGCGCGACACCGGGGTCGACTTCATCACGATCATGGATCCCGGCGGCATCCGCTACACCCATCCGAACCCGGAGCTGATCGGGCAGCGGTTCCTCGGCACGATCGACGTCGCCCGGCAGGGCCGCGTCTACACCGAGACCTACACCGGCACGCTCGGCCCGTCGATGCGCGCGGTCGTGCCGGTGTTCGACCCGGAGCGGCGCGTGGTCGCGCTGGTGTCGGCGGGCATCAAGGTCGACGCCATCTCGGCCGCGCTGGCGCAGCGGATCTGGACGCTCGCCGCGGTGGCCGGCGCCGCCCTGGTGGTGGGTGTCGCGGGCAGCTACCTGGTCAGCAGCAGGCTGCGGCGGCAGACCCGCGGTCTCGCCCCGGCCGAGCTGAGCAGCATCTTCGCCTACTACGAGGCGACCCTGCACGCGGTGCGCGAGGGGCTCGTGCTGGTCGGCGCGGACGAGCGGGTGGTGCTGTGCAACGACGCCGCCCGCGACCTGCTCGGGCTCGGCGCCGACCCGACCGGCAGGCCGGTCACCGAGCTGGGGCTGCCGCCGAGCCTGGTCGGGGCGCTGCGCGGCCAGGAGCCCCGGCGCGACGAGATCCACCTGACCGACGTGCGGGTCCTGGTGGTGAGCACCGCACCGGTGCGGTCCCGCGCCCGCGCGAAGGACCACGGCACCGTCGTCACCCTGCGCGACCACACCGACCTGCAGCTGCTCACCGGCGAGCTGACCACCGCGCGCGGGCTCGCCGAGTCACTGCGGTCGCAGGCGCACGAGGCGGCCAACCGCCTGCACACGGTGGTGTCCCTGGTGGAGATGGGCCGCACGCAGGAGGCGATCGAGTTCGCCACGGCGGAGCTGGAGATCGCGCAGCGGCTCACCGACCAGGTGGTCGGCGCGGTGTCCGAACCGGTGCTGGCCGCGTTGCTGCTCGGCAAGACCGCCGAGGCCAGCGAGCGCGGCGCCGAACTGGTGCTGACCGAGGACACCGCCATCGAGGACACCGACACCGGCATCGAGCCGCGCGACCTGATCACCGTGCTGGGCAACCTGATCGACAACGCGATCGACGCGGCCATCGAGGCCGCGGGGGAGCGGCCGGAGCGGCCGCGGGTCACGGTGACCGCGAAGATCGAGGGGGAGGAGCTGCTGTTGCGGGTCGCCGACAACGGCCGGGGCGTGCCGGACGAGGCGCGGCGGCGCGTGTTCGAGCGCGGCTGGACGACCAAACCGGACGGTCACGGGCTGGGCCTGGCGCTGGTCGGGCAGGTGGTTCGGCGCAACGGCGGACGGGTGGACGTGGCCTCCCGCGAGGGCGCGGTGTTCACCGTGCGGCTGCCGGTGCGGCAGGAGGTGCCGCGGTGA
- a CDS encoding phage distal tail protein — MTAEIIEWVDADGGVTVLDADWPAQGRFMPPITVEQIGVPRTPGGVLLDARHGVREMLISFWIIGTDEADLRVKLRDIVRKLNPAKGPGYLRATAPDGVVRQIQCINVDGVQIQEELGESSGYAAQKIAAQFKAYNPYWQDVSAISPPEWSTGVTPTFFPIFPIRLTSSEIAVDGTIDNAGDVEAWPVWTITGPGSGIVLRNLSTGEYLSFPDVVMGEGQTLYIDTRPGVKTVTLDTNSVGTNMFGAMYAGSSLWPLVPGSNAIRLEMAGITVGTSKLAVSYTQQYLTP, encoded by the coding sequence GTGACCGCCGAGATCATCGAGTGGGTTGACGCTGACGGTGGTGTGACCGTGCTGGACGCGGACTGGCCGGCACAAGGCAGGTTCATGCCGCCGATCACGGTGGAACAGATCGGTGTTCCCCGAACCCCGGGCGGGGTCCTGTTGGACGCCCGCCACGGGGTTCGGGAAATGCTGATCTCCTTCTGGATCATCGGCACCGACGAAGCCGACCTGCGTGTGAAACTTCGCGACATCGTGCGGAAACTCAACCCCGCCAAGGGGCCCGGGTATCTGCGTGCCACAGCCCCGGACGGGGTCGTGCGGCAAATCCAGTGCATCAACGTGGACGGCGTCCAGATCCAAGAAGAGCTCGGGGAGAGCTCGGGGTACGCGGCGCAGAAGATCGCAGCCCAGTTCAAGGCGTACAACCCGTACTGGCAGGACGTGTCCGCCATCAGCCCACCCGAGTGGTCCACGGGTGTGACCCCTACGTTCTTTCCGATTTTCCCCATCCGGTTGACCTCGTCGGAGATCGCGGTCGACGGGACGATCGACAACGCCGGGGATGTGGAGGCGTGGCCGGTGTGGACCATCACCGGCCCAGGCTCAGGGATCGTGCTCCGCAACCTCTCCACCGGCGAGTACCTGTCCTTCCCTGACGTGGTGATGGGGGAGGGGCAAACCCTCTACATCGACACCCGGCCTGGGGTGAAGACCGTCACCCTGGATACCAACTCGGTGGGCACGAACATGTTCGGAGCCATGTACGCCGGGTCCAGCCTGTGGCCGCTCGTGCCGGGTAGCAACGCGATCCGCCTGGAAATGGCCGGCATCACCGTGGGCACGTCGAAGCTCGCGGTGTCCTACACCCAGCAGTACCTCACGCCATGA
- a CDS encoding winged helix-turn-helix domain-containing protein, translating into MWEDRSGRINHEASGYIWAQVADDLRKEVRDGTLPSGLQLPAAHELADIYGVARGTILRAIRELTEEGILVITPHRGTFVA; encoded by the coding sequence ATGTGGGAAGACAGGTCGGGCCGGATCAACCACGAAGCATCCGGCTACATCTGGGCGCAAGTAGCCGATGACCTGCGCAAAGAAGTCCGCGACGGCACCCTACCGTCCGGGCTGCAGCTCCCCGCAGCTCACGAACTCGCCGACATCTACGGCGTAGCCCGCGGCACCATCCTCCGCGCCATCCGCGAACTCACCGAAGAAGGCATCCTCGTCATCACCCCACACCGAGGCACCTTCGTCGCCTAG
- a CDS encoding siphovirus ReqiPepy6 Gp37-like family protein → MTWTVRVRNSINEDVGELDQYSLLEMVLRLNDVSAWQLTVPADNPLIGELVKPGAGLRVFTSALPGTAVFTGPWTSMEVRKTAEERTYTFTGVDDTVWLKRRQASPSPTEGFPPYTVSAKDTVSNQPCSTVLGYYVNRNIGPDAHSSRKHPLWTYSANPGLGANVSGEARWQPLLTLLQELAVANGNNIGFKVIQNGGAYQLYPFQPQDRTATVMFSEKLGNLADFTYSIEAPEANYVYVGGDGEGTARTFKERSDGESIARWGRIEGELVDRPGTTDTTQLEQAGDEALIDRQEKVSLSLTPIESKYMRFGADFYLGDKVTVQLEGDTEDGRIQEVIREVKISLTPDGPCLVTPSVGTPGRQDIYRVFRAIQDIRDRLIYKERR, encoded by the coding sequence ATGACCTGGACCGTGCGAGTCAGGAACTCGATCAACGAAGACGTCGGGGAACTGGACCAGTACTCACTGTTGGAGATGGTCCTCCGCCTCAACGACGTGTCGGCGTGGCAGTTGACGGTTCCCGCGGACAACCCGCTGATCGGGGAACTGGTGAAACCCGGCGCTGGGCTGCGGGTGTTCACCTCCGCCCTCCCCGGGACAGCGGTGTTCACCGGGCCGTGGACGTCGATGGAAGTGCGCAAGACGGCCGAGGAGCGGACCTACACCTTCACCGGCGTGGACGACACGGTGTGGCTGAAGCGCCGGCAAGCGTCCCCCTCACCGACGGAGGGGTTCCCGCCGTACACGGTGTCGGCGAAGGACACCGTGTCGAACCAGCCTTGCTCGACGGTGCTGGGCTACTACGTGAACCGCAACATCGGCCCCGACGCCCACAGTTCGCGGAAACACCCCCTGTGGACCTACAGCGCGAACCCCGGGCTGGGGGCGAACGTGTCCGGTGAGGCGCGGTGGCAACCGCTCCTCACGCTGCTGCAAGAACTCGCGGTCGCGAACGGCAACAACATCGGGTTCAAGGTCATCCAAAACGGTGGGGCCTACCAGCTGTACCCGTTCCAACCCCAGGACCGCACCGCGACCGTGATGTTCTCCGAGAAGCTGGGGAACCTCGCCGACTTCACCTACTCGATCGAGGCACCCGAAGCGAACTACGTCTACGTCGGTGGCGACGGCGAAGGCACCGCGAGGACGTTCAAGGAACGTTCCGACGGTGAGTCCATCGCCCGCTGGGGCCGCATCGAAGGCGAACTCGTCGACCGGCCCGGGACGACCGACACCACCCAGCTCGAACAAGCTGGAGACGAAGCGCTGATCGACCGGCAGGAGAAGGTGTCCCTGTCGCTCACACCGATCGAGTCGAAGTACATGCGATTCGGGGCGGACTTCTACCTCGGGGACAAGGTCACCGTCCAGCTGGAGGGCGACACCGAAGACGGCCGCATCCAAGAAGTCATCCGCGAAGTGAAGATCTCCCTCACCCCCGACGGCCCGTGCCTGGTCACCCCCAGTGTCGGCACACCGGGTCGGCAGGACATCTACCGGGTCTTCAGAGCCATCCAGGATATCAGGGATCGCCTGATCTACAAGGAAAGGCGGTGA
- a CDS encoding DUF6221 family protein, with the protein MSDIRDRLIAAIDETEHIANAAAEKAREDYGDSRTGLHWIGIGGTLEAVDDPAGRASAEFDKVGYHVAHHDPASVLRRCAADRKLLELHEPQGSRKYCGECGGTDYPVSWPCPTLQYLAEGYGISAAPSE; encoded by the coding sequence ATGAGCGACATCAGAGACAGGCTGATCGCAGCGATCGACGAGACCGAACACATCGCCAACGCCGCAGCCGAGAAGGCGCGAGAGGATTACGGTGACAGTCGGACAGGACTTCATTGGATCGGCATCGGCGGCACGTTGGAGGCGGTGGACGACCCCGCCGGGCGTGCCAGCGCCGAGTTCGACAAGGTCGGCTACCACGTCGCCCACCACGACCCGGCATCCGTCCTCCGCCGCTGCGCAGCAGACCGGAAGCTTTTGGAGCTGCACGAGCCACAGGGGTCTCGGAAGTACTGCGGTGAATGTGGCGGTACCGACTATCCAGTCTCATGGCCATGTCCAACGCTCCAGTACCTCGCCGAGGGCTACGGCATCTCCGCTGCTCCGAGCGAGTGA
- a CDS encoding phage tail tube protein, producing the protein MATGSGLDAQLMVAQESAWGTAVTVTRGYEFLSESLNQEITYTDSAGLRTGTTFRRTARTKQARISVSGDIELEIPTLGAGLLVKHMLGSSVTTPTLVAASAYKQVHTPAGMAGLGLTMQVGRPEPVSPYTVRPFTYEGCKVTKWEISLKDGGLATLKLTVDGQAESTATALATASFLANSAVYSFNQASIKLGGTAATASGETTITGGTQMSTVAKSITISGDNSLATDRYGIGNAGQKKEQLQNGMQTITVKLDSEFSKTELYDLYTAGTPTPIQFDLTGAAIGANNFLFSVILPSCILKKAPPSVNGPDIVQMSTEWEAEWDETNPPIQIKIVSTESTNI; encoded by the coding sequence ATGGCTACGGGTTCCGGCCTCGACGCCCAACTCATGGTCGCCCAGGAGTCCGCCTGGGGCACCGCGGTCACCGTCACCAGGGGCTACGAGTTTCTCTCCGAGTCGCTCAACCAGGAGATCACCTACACCGACTCGGCCGGTCTGCGGACGGGTACCACGTTCAGGCGCACCGCCCGCACCAAGCAGGCCCGTATCTCCGTCAGTGGGGACATCGAACTGGAGATCCCCACCTTGGGGGCCGGTCTGCTGGTGAAGCACATGCTCGGGTCGAGCGTTACCACTCCTACCCTTGTCGCCGCGTCGGCCTACAAGCAGGTTCACACCCCCGCCGGCATGGCCGGTCTCGGGTTGACCATGCAGGTCGGCCGCCCGGAGCCGGTGTCGCCGTACACGGTTCGGCCGTTCACCTACGAGGGCTGCAAGGTCACCAAGTGGGAGATCTCCCTCAAGGACGGTGGTCTCGCCACCCTCAAGCTGACCGTCGACGGCCAGGCCGAGTCCACCGCGACGGCGTTGGCGACGGCGAGTTTCCTCGCGAACTCGGCTGTGTACAGCTTCAACCAGGCGAGCATCAAACTCGGCGGCACCGCCGCCACCGCCTCGGGCGAAACCACGATCACCGGCGGCACCCAGATGTCCACCGTGGCGAAGTCCATCACCATCTCCGGTGATAACTCCCTCGCCACCGACCGGTACGGCATCGGCAACGCCGGGCAGAAGAAGGAACAGCTGCAGAACGGGATGCAGACCATCACCGTCAAGCTGGACTCCGAGTTCTCCAAGACCGAGCTGTACGACCTGTACACCGCGGGCACCCCCACCCCGATCCAGTTCGACCTCACCGGTGCAGCGATCGGGGCGAACAACTTCCTGTTCTCGGTGATCCTGCCGTCCTGCATCCTGAAGAAGGCCCCGCCCTCGGTGAACGGTCCGGACATCGTGCAGATGTCGACCGAGTGGGAAGCGGAGTGGGACGAAACCAACCCGCCCATCCAGATCAAGATCGTATCGACGGAGTCGACGAACATCTGA
- a CDS encoding glycoside hydrolase family 25 protein encodes MSLGVDLHCYYQRAINWGALAAANLGGSRVEYGWVKVSDGGSAYTKKVDGVTYYPSTMVNGLKGIGRKVGAYHYAQFSPSPEAQADVLVREARRLDAMDLVPMLDLEDPFEANAAAKDFAIRFCKRVAAQGVKPGVYMSASFAKTLRPDQWGIPGLVIWIARYGAKPEAAGSAQYTGRYDIHQYSSTQDIGGLADVDVNWAYTNNHLMAGNQEDDMFDDTDRQILRTICNQLTGNPAGDPWNVPGWPSLVTPGAKLSVTDYVRWLDLHAVKTGEKVNAIADLVAKQNGVTAEEIAAALRTGLVADLLPVLQQVLADALDDDNGEQAAAISDAVLTKLGEKLAGGNA; translated from the coding sequence ATGAGCCTCGGCGTTGACCTCCATTGCTACTACCAGCGAGCCATCAACTGGGGCGCGCTCGCTGCCGCGAATCTCGGTGGGAGCCGGGTGGAGTACGGCTGGGTGAAGGTGTCCGACGGTGGATCGGCCTACACGAAGAAGGTCGACGGGGTCACCTACTACCCGTCCACCATGGTCAACGGGTTGAAGGGGATCGGCCGCAAGGTCGGGGCCTACCACTACGCGCAGTTCTCCCCAAGCCCGGAGGCGCAGGCTGACGTGCTGGTGCGGGAAGCGCGCCGGCTGGACGCGATGGATCTCGTCCCGATGCTGGACCTAGAGGACCCGTTCGAGGCCAACGCCGCGGCGAAGGACTTCGCGATCCGGTTCTGCAAGCGCGTCGCCGCGCAGGGAGTGAAACCAGGCGTGTACATGTCCGCCTCGTTCGCGAAGACCCTTCGCCCGGACCAGTGGGGCATCCCCGGTCTGGTCATCTGGATCGCCCGATACGGGGCGAAGCCAGAAGCCGCCGGCTCAGCGCAGTACACCGGCCGCTACGACATCCACCAGTACAGCTCCACCCAAGACATCGGCGGCTTGGCCGATGTGGACGTGAACTGGGCCTACACCAACAACCACCTGATGGCAGGGAACCAGGAGGACGACATGTTCGACGACACTGACCGGCAGATCCTTCGCACCATCTGCAACCAGCTCACCGGCAACCCCGCCGGCGACCCGTGGAACGTGCCGGGCTGGCCGTCCCTGGTCACCCCGGGCGCGAAGCTGTCCGTGACCGACTACGTCCGCTGGCTCGACCTGCACGCGGTAAAGACGGGGGAGAAGGTCAACGCGATCGCGGACCTCGTGGCGAAGCAGAACGGGGTCACCGCGGAGGAGATCGCCGCAGCGCTCCGCACCGGTCTCGTCGCCGACCTGCTGCCCGTCCTGCAGCAGGTGTTGGCGGACGCTCTCGACGACGACAACGGCGAACAGGCCGCCGCCATCTCCGACGCCGTGCTCACCAAGCTCGGCGAGAAGCTCGCTGGAGGGAACGCATGA
- a CDS encoding LamG domain-containing protein yields the protein MALLAAWSFDESGLTVVDYSGNGRSFTLNDYVQRVEDGHTNLGLQSNGGGAVPLPDFGETASRSVMFWVREPVGFSSEHFIITWDVPSVGSAWGIDLVNGTPPKLRLYGRNASTVAYAEVDYPDDGEFHHVAGTYDQNFLRLYLDGVLAGTTALTGPLRTDSDPPKLFTGFTTATIDCGRVYDTALDITSVRAAKDTPVEGNLTAAAALAVTTSFINRCTAAAQRYAATLATQLIGSGSQNGNDKLKLILAQQVALNPNAYGERFAWLIASDGSITGDPLDEVIALKVSTLWDFVAGVTI from the coding sequence ATGGCGTTGTTGGCTGCCTGGTCATTCGACGAATCCGGGCTCACCGTCGTCGACTACTCCGGGAACGGTCGTTCTTTCACCCTCAACGACTACGTACAGCGCGTCGAGGACGGCCACACCAACCTCGGGTTGCAGTCCAATGGGGGAGGAGCGGTCCCCCTCCCCGACTTCGGGGAGACCGCCAGCCGTTCGGTGATGTTCTGGGTGCGGGAACCGGTGGGGTTCTCGTCGGAGCACTTCATCATCACGTGGGACGTGCCCAGTGTCGGTTCGGCGTGGGGGATCGACCTGGTCAACGGGACACCCCCGAAGCTCCGGTTGTACGGGCGGAACGCCTCCACCGTGGCCTACGCGGAGGTGGACTACCCCGATGACGGCGAGTTCCACCACGTCGCCGGCACCTACGACCAGAACTTCCTCCGCCTCTACCTCGATGGGGTGCTGGCCGGCACCACAGCACTCACCGGTCCGCTGAGGACCGACAGTGACCCGCCGAAGCTGTTCACAGGGTTCACCACAGCGACGATCGACTGTGGCCGGGTGTACGACACCGCGTTGGACATCACCAGCGTCAGGGCGGCGAAAGACACCCCAGTGGAGGGGAACCTCACCGCCGCAGCGGCGCTGGCGGTGACCACGTCGTTCATCAACCGGTGCACCGCCGCCGCGCAACGCTACGCGGCGACCCTCGCCACCCAGCTGATCGGGTCAGGCAGCCAGAACGGCAACGACAAGCTGAAACTGATCCTCGCGCAACAGGTCGCGCTCAACCCCAACGCCTACGGGGAAAGGTTCGCGTGGCTCATCGCCTCCGACGGGTCCATCACCGGTGACCCCCTGGACGAAGTGATCGCCCTCAAAGTGTCAACCCTGTGGGACTTCGTGGCGGGAGTGACGATCTGA